The DNA region GCGGCTCCAGCTGGGTGTGGGAGACCGGGAAATAAATGCCGGCAAAAATCACCAGGCCGGTAAAGGCAAAGAAGAAGTGGAACGGCAAGGCGACAACACCGGTGAGGTTATGTAAATCCAGGGTGCTGCGCTGGGTGGTTTTTTTGGGGCGGAAGGTAAACAGCTCGCGGAATAGCTTGCGGTGCATGATCACCCCGCTAACCAGTGCCGCTAACATCACCAGCGAGGCAAACCCCACGATCCAGTAACCCAGGCTCATCCAGTGAAAATTCAGGCTGTAATGCAGCGGATAAAAAAACTGGCTGCCGATCTTCAATTGGTCGTCGGGGAAGGCAGTGCCTGTGCGCGGATCTATGGTGCGCGATCCCCACACGCTCTCTTCCGGATCTTTGGCATTGGGCACTATATAGCCGGCAAACAGGTTAAGTACCGGGTCGCGATGGGTGGTATAGGCGCCCCAGGTACGAACCGTGTCGTAATACTCGGGCATAGGGCCATCTACCCGGCTGCGCATGAACTCAATACTTTCCTTGCTCGGCTGCATATCTTCAAAAATCGGACGCAATAACTTATCAAAGGACGGCATGGGCTGCGGCTCATAGCGGGATTCGGGAATGGCCCAGCGATCTATCTCCCGATCAAACACCGACAAGGCGCCGAAGAAAAACACCGCCATCAACACAAAACCCAACACCAAGCCAAACCAGGTGTGTAACCAAGCCATGGATAAACGCAAATTCTGGAACATGGGTATCTCCTCACACCAACCAATGCTGGATTAACGATGCCAGAATAGTCATGAGTACACCGCCACCAACCAATACCAGCCAGGCGCGGCTAAGCGAGCGCACGGCAAAGGCCCACAAGAACACCGTCAGGTACAACAAAAAGCCCAGCATGCTGGACAGGTGCTCAGCATCATGGAAAGGCATTCCCAAGGCATAGAGCCCGGCCAGCGCCAAACCTATAAAACCCCAGATAAATACGTAGCCGCCCAGAATGGCAGCAGTAATCCGGATAAGGATGTGACGTCCCGAAGGAGTGGCCGATGAAACGGAAGAGGATCGTGCGGACATAAGCAATAACAAGGCTCGGCTAAAAACAGGAATTATTACATAAATGATAACTATTCGTATGAATAACGCCTAAATTCTTTTTCCAGCTACTTACGCCCCTTTAAATGACACAAAATACCAAATAGAAATTATTATTATTTACATGCCAAATTACGCTAGCTATAGTGCCTCCGTTTTTATAACAACAGCCCTTTTTACTGAAAGCGATCCTTGGGGAACCTATGACTACCTCCACTCCAGTATGTACCACTCGAATTAAACCGCTGGCCCTGGCTATCCTGACCATCGCCACACAAGGATTGATCATCAGCCCATGGGCCCAGGCTGCACAAAGCGCCGACGATGGAACCGGCAACAAGGCTGTGATGCCTACCGTCGTTGTTGAGGCCATGAGCGAACAAGACCCAAGCAAGAGCTACATCAACTACAAACAAGCCAGCGTGACCCGCAACGGACTGGATGTAAAAGACACACCGCAAACTATCGATACTATTGATGTACAGAAATACAAACTCTACGGAGTGAATGACCTGAGCGTGATGCTCACCGGCACCCCCGGCGTCAACACCCAATACGATATGCGCGGCGATGGCATTATGATCCGCGGCTTCAGTGCCGATAGCAGCGATATTTACCGCGATGGTATTCGCGAGAGCGGCCAGGTACGACGCAGTACATCCAATGTCGAGCGCATCGAAATCCTGAAAGGCCCAGCTTCCCTGCTCTACGGCCGCAGTGCCGGCGGCGGCGTGGTTAACATGGTGAGCAAGTACGCCAACTTTGAATCCTTCAGCAACGCTGGCCTTTACCTGGGCAGTTGGGGCAATCGCGGTTTCACCCTGGATATCAATCAGGTCAACAGCGAAAACCTGGCGGTGCGAGTGACTGCCGAAGCCGGTGACAGCGAAAGCTTCCGCGATGGCATTAGCAATGAAATCAACATGGTTTCCCCCAGCTTTACCTACAACAATCGCGCCGGCCTGGAGTGGACGGTACAGTACACCTACGACAAGTTAACCCGGGTTCCCGACCGCGGCCCCGCCTATGACAGCCTGCCCTCCGGCACCTCCATTCGTACCGGCTTTGCGCAGGAGGGTGATTATGTGGAAGATATCCTGAATTCCGTGCGCTCCGATGTCCGCTATCAGTTAACCGATAACTGGAACCTGCATTGGGTTATTGCCCACCGCGAAGCTGAACAAAACTTTGATCACTTTTTTGCCGGTACCTGGTGTAACGACCTGGGCAAAACCCTGGCAGGGGCAAACTGTACCTGGAATGGTTATGTACGCCAAAACTACGCCTGGCAGGAAACCATCAACAAAACCAACTCCCACATTATCGAGCTCAGCGGCCAATTCAATACCGGCAGCCTGGAACACCGCCTATTGGTTGGCATAGATTCCGCCTGGGAAGTGCGTGAACCCGAGTTGTTTAGCAACAGTGGCTCCAATAGCATCTATGGCTACATCAATCCGTTTAACAATGAGGATCGCTATAACGAACTGGCAACCAAGGGGCATCCTGCTGCATCGCAACACAACTTCCACCAAGCCGAAGCCCATGCCGCGTTTATCCAGGATGTAATTACCCCGGTTCCCGATGTAAAACTCATTGTGGGCGCGCGTTATGACTGGTATGAATTTGAATCCACCAACCGTTTGCTCGCACCGGGAGCTGCCAACCGCCAGCGCGGCTACAGCGATGGCAATGTCAGCCCCAGTGTGGGGTTAACCTGGCAACCTGTACCGGCACACAGCCTTTACGTTTCCTACAACGAAAGTTTCGCACCCTACGGTGGTCGCGGCATGTTGAGCGTGTCGCCCAGCAGTACCGCGGTATACGACGATGAACCGCAATTCCAAAACCAATACGAACTGGGCATTAAAAGTGACTGGCTGGACGGACGCCTGAATACCCAATTCGCCTTGTTTTCCATCGAGAAAAACAATATCCGCTATCGCCCCGACCCGGATAACGATCCCTTCACCTGGGCAGTCCAGGGCGAACAGCGTTCACGCGGTGCCGAGTTCAGTTTTATTGGCCGGGTTATTGATACCGTTTATGTACGCGGTGGCTTTGGCTGGCTGGACGCGACAGTAGAGGAAGACGTGGTATCACCGCTGTTGGTGGGTAATTATTTGGCCAATACCAGCAAGGAAAGCGGCAACCTGTTTATTCGCTATGTGCCCAGCGACCGCTGGTACGGCGAGGTGGGCGTAACCCACGCTGGCGACCAGTGGACGAACATTGCCAACACCAGCAAGCTGGATGGCTACCAGCGCATCGATGCAGCCCTGGGCTACAGCCTGAACAACATCAACATTACGCTGGCGCTTTCCAACCTGACCGACGAGGAATACTGGCGCTCATCCTCCATGCCCGGCTCACCCCGCAGCCTGCTGCTGCGCGCCAATTATCAGTTCTAACCCGCAATACAGAGATTATTGGCAAAAGGAGTTGCCCCTTCCCCTCAAAAACGTCAATCCGCCAACTCATCAAACGATGATTGGTTACTGGTATTGAGCTGGTAATACAAACCACCCTGCTGCATTAACTGTTGATGGTTGCCCTGCTCCACCAGGCGACCATGGTTTAGCACCAGTATTTGGTCTGCTGCGCGGATGGTTGCCAGGCGATGGGCAATGATAATACTGGTGCGACCTGCGCAGAGTACACGCAGTGCGCGCTGGATTTCCGCCTCGGTAAAGCTGTCGATATTGGCGGTGGCCTCATCGAGGATAAGTATGCGCGGATTCATCAACAAGGTGCGGGCAAAACTCAGCAACTGGCGCTGGCCAATCGACAGGTTGCGACCGCGCTGGCCCAGCGGGGTTTGGTACCCCTGGGGCAGGCGTTCAATAAAATCGTGGGCGCGCACGGCTTTGGCTGCGGCAATCACCTCTTCATCACTGGCGTTTGTAGAACCGTAACGCAGGTTATCCATAATGCTGCCAGAAAATAAAAACGGCTCCTGTAACACCATGCCAATCACATGGCCGAGGGAATCCTGGGTAAGGTCGCGCACATCCTGTCCATCAATCAATACCTGCCCTTGCCATACATCATAAAAACGGTGCAACAAAGCAGTAATACTGGTTTTGCCCGAGCCGGTGGGGCCGACCAGTGCAGCGGTGGTATAAGGTGCGATATGAAAACTGATGTTGTGCAATACCGGTTGATTGGGTTTGTAACCAAAAGTCACTGCACGGAACTCAATATCCGGCACTGGATTATCCAGCACGCGCGCATTGGGCTTATCCTGCAGGGTGACCGGCAAATCCAATACTTCGAAAATCCGGTAGGCCGCGGCCATGGCGCGCTGCAATACCGTGTATTGCATAGACAGGGTGCGAATGGGATCGAAAAAGCGCTGCACATAAAACAGGTAAGCAACCATCACACCAACCTCCACACGGCTGTGCAATACCGCTACACCACCTGCCACCACCACGATGGCCATGGCAAACCCGGTGAGGATATCCACACTCGGCACCATGATCTGCGAGGCGCGCGACGAGCCCAGCTGGGCGTCCAGGTTTTCCCGCGCTATAGGTTCATAGCGATTAAAGTTGAAGGATTCGCGGCGGTTTTCCTGCACAGTGCGAATACCATTGATATTTTCTGCAAGTGCGGAGTTGACGCGCGACGATGCCTCGCGCGCGCGGCGAAACTGGCGCCTGGCCCAGGGCAGCCACACCAGGCGGATCAAGACCAATACGGGCAATACTGCCAGCGTCAGCAATCCCAACTGCCAATCGAGCACCAACAGCACCACAACAATTCCCAACAGCAGGCATAGATCACCCAGCGCAGAAATGGAACTCTCCATAAATTCCTGCAAGGCATTTACATCGCCCTGCAAGCGCGCCATCAGGCGCCCTACCTGGGTTTGGTCAAG from Cellvibrio japonicus Ueda107 includes:
- a CDS encoding ABC transporter ATP-binding protein, with product MTMPASPSPLSSSLLNDQPAGRFPGGGGRLGTPDQDGVNLDDDIFIRFDSGIMGRLWGYIRPYRLPLTGCMLAVVLYALVQVAIPLAIRGVVDNAAETAALSTVLPLSTALPFALAIFAVLVLLNFAFNFLQEWGTARIAQRVIFNLRRAMFAHLQQVSLGLLDQTQVGRLMARLQGDVNALQEFMESSISALGDLCLLLGIVVVLLVLDWQLGLLTLAVLPVLVLIRLVWLPWARRQFRRAREASSRVNSALAENINGIRTVQENRRESFNFNRYEPIARENLDAQLGSSRASQIMVPSVDILTGFAMAIVVVAGGVAVLHSRVEVGVMVAYLFYVQRFFDPIRTLSMQYTVLQRAMAAAYRIFEVLDLPVTLQDKPNARVLDNPVPDIEFRAVTFGYKPNQPVLHNISFHIAPYTTAALVGPTGSGKTSITALLHRFYDVWQGQVLIDGQDVRDLTQDSLGHVIGMVLQEPFLFSGSIMDNLRYGSTNASDEEVIAAAKAVRAHDFIERLPQGYQTPLGQRGRNLSIGQRQLLSFARTLLMNPRILILDEATANIDSFTEAEIQRALRVLCAGRTSIIIAHRLATIRAADQILVLNHGRLVEQGNHQQLMQQGGLYYQLNTSNQSSFDELAD
- a CDS encoding TonB-dependent receptor encodes the protein MTTSTPVCTTRIKPLALAILTIATQGLIISPWAQAAQSADDGTGNKAVMPTVVVEAMSEQDPSKSYINYKQASVTRNGLDVKDTPQTIDTIDVQKYKLYGVNDLSVMLTGTPGVNTQYDMRGDGIMIRGFSADSSDIYRDGIRESGQVRRSTSNVERIEILKGPASLLYGRSAGGGVVNMVSKYANFESFSNAGLYLGSWGNRGFTLDINQVNSENLAVRVTAEAGDSESFRDGISNEINMVSPSFTYNNRAGLEWTVQYTYDKLTRVPDRGPAYDSLPSGTSIRTGFAQEGDYVEDILNSVRSDVRYQLTDNWNLHWVIAHREAEQNFDHFFAGTWCNDLGKTLAGANCTWNGYVRQNYAWQETINKTNSHIIELSGQFNTGSLEHRLLVGIDSAWEVREPELFSNSGSNSIYGYINPFNNEDRYNELATKGHPAASQHNFHQAEAHAAFIQDVITPVPDVKLIVGARYDWYEFESTNRLLAPGAANRQRGYSDGNVSPSVGLTWQPVPAHSLYVSYNESFAPYGGRGMLSVSPSSTAVYDDEPQFQNQYELGIKSDWLDGRLNTQFALFSIEKNNIRYRPDPDNDPFTWAVQGEQRSRGAEFSFIGRVIDTVYVRGGFGWLDATVEEDVVSPLLVGNYLANTSKESGNLFIRYVPSDRWYGEVGVTHAGDQWTNIANTSKLDGYQRIDAALGYSLNNINITLALSNLTDEEYWRSSSMPGSPRSLLLRANYQF